Proteins from a genomic interval of Watersipora subatra chromosome 10, tzWatSuba1.1, whole genome shotgun sequence:
- the LOC137406085 gene encoding 4-galactosyl-N-acetylglucosaminide 3-alpha-L-fucosyltransferase FUT6-like, with product MSFTPLTLGIQKILSTRFISTAKSHSSMLRRRHKAVIIGLLMLAAVSLMIPYDTSSVPYDKSRSTFNQSYAILSENSPQTYIEKNGNESKLILAYTSLYGYPLDIRTYGRTEKEMIRTMDPLSECEYKCEWSMNRSDFERSDAVLFHMYNNEDTKDFVLQELPKRHLSNQKWVLMIREPPAFFYPDQLKLLNGLFNLSMTYQSDSDVVIPYGKYWRLSSADAKRVSKKMDYLAFKDKMIAWLVSNCVTSSRREDYVRELQQHIDIDIYGDCGQASESKNYKREGFRELLGEKYLFYVAFENADCDEYITEKLWTSLSAGMIPIVRGRRSQYQKFAPPNSFIHVDDFPSTKHLADHIRAVSSNLTMLQSYHKWRRKYGSVYRLFTSNRDWVCDLCEKVHTTPQQTLNVYEHFSEDTRCLTYDKGKRNRTGESVEDITRLRYF from the exons ATGAGCTTCACTCCTTTAACTTTAGGCATACAAAAAATTCTTTCAACCCGCTTCATCAGCACGG CAAAAAGCCATTCCAGTATGCTGAGACGAAGACATAAAGCGGTTATAATAGGGCTGCTCATGCTCGCAGCGGTGAGCCTTATGATACCTTATGATACCAGCAGTGTGCCTTATGATAAGTCTCGTTCCACCTTCAACCAATCTTATGCAATTCTGAGTGAGAACTCTCCGCAAACATATATCGAGAAAAACGGAAATGAGAGCAAATTGATTCTGGCCTATACTTCCCTTTATGGATACCCATTGGATATAAGGACATATGGAAGGACGGAGAAGGAAATGATACGCACAATGGACCCTCTCAGCGAGTGTGAGTATAAATGTGAATGGAGCATGAATCGATCAGATTTCGAGCGAAGTGATGCTGTGTTGTTCCATATGTATAATAACGAAGATACGAAAGACTTTGTGCTCCAAGAACTACCAAAAAGACATCTGAGCAACCAAAAGTGGGTGCTTATGATACGGGAACCTCCAGCCTTTTTTTATCCAGATCAGCTGAAACTCCTCAATGGTCTATTCAATTTATCCATGACTTATCAGTCAGATTCAGACGTGGTTATACCGTATGGCAAATATTGGCGACTGTCTTCCGCTGATGCCAAGCGTGTCAGTAAAAAAATGGACTACCTTGCATTTAAAGACAAAATGATCGCTTGGCTCGTAAGTAATTGCGTTACAAGTAGCAGACGTGAAGATTACGTACGCGAACTTCAGCAgcacatagacatagacatttATGGAGACTGTGGACAAGCTTCTGAAAGTAAAAACTACAAAAGGGAAGGATTTCGAGAACTTCTGGGAGAAAAATATCTGTTCTACGTAGCATTTGAAAACGCAGACTGCGATGAGTACATCACAGAGAAGCTATGGACGAGTCTAAGTGCTGGCATGATTCCAATCGTCAGAGGTCGACGATCTCAATATCAAAAGTTTGCTCCTCCGAATTCATTTATTCACGTCGATGATTTTCCATCTACTAAACACCTAGCTGACCATATCCGCGCTGTCTCTAGCAACCTAACCATGCTGCAGAGCTACCACAAATGGAGACGAAAGTACGGTTCAGTGTACCGATTGTTTACCAGTAACCGTGACTGGGTTTGCGACCTGTGTGAGAAGGTGCACACAACTCCACAACAAACACTGAATGTGTATGAGCATTTCAGTGAAGATACAAGATGTCTGACCTACGACAAAGGCAAAAGAAACCGAACTGGAGAAAGTGTGGAAGATATCACCAGACTGAGATACTTTTGA